The Daucus carota subsp. sativus chromosome 9, DH1 v3.0, whole genome shotgun sequence genome window below encodes:
- the LOC108200502 gene encoding O-fucosyltransferase 20: MYSNTIKKMKKQAYISVPSQIINSLSSSSLQSLLTSPKKSSKSSRFNLFKNPRFYFSFIFLFGLVEIFKMWGNLDPLVPFAAHPCSISSGVLISHQESSVLGGNFVSQLSVRPTVEESDQEMSEFWKKGDGLGYGSCLDFSKEYEKESSGILKNRKSYLVVVVAGGINQQRNQIVDAVVIARILGAALVVPILQVNVIWGDESEFSDIFDLQHFKSVLADHVRIVTSLPSTHLMSRPVEEKHTPLHVSPQWIRARYLKRMRREGVLLLRGLDSRLSKDLPGDLQKLRCKVAFHALKFAPSILQLGNKLTERIRSKGPYLALHLRLEKDVWVRTGCLPGLSHAYDEIIREERKQHPKLLTSRSTMSYHERKLAGLCPLNAFDVTRLLKALGAPKTAQIFWAGGTPFGGESALLPLTKEFPHLYNKEDLALPGELEPFAKKASMMAAIDYIVSENSDVFMPSHGGNMGHAIQGSRAYAGHKKTIIPNKRQMVPYFLNSSIPEEDFRRIIVDLHRDSLGQPKLKTSSKAGRDVTKYPIPECMCKNSNRHSTL; the protein is encoded by the exons ATGTATAGTAACACTatcaagaaaatgaagaagCAAGCTTACATCTCAGTGCCATCTCAAATCATTAATtctctttcctcttcttcacttCAATCTCTTCTTACTTCACCTAAGAAGTCTTCAAAGAGTTCAAGATTCAATCTTTTCAAGAACccaagattttatttttctttcatttttttatttggaCTTGTTGAAATCTTCAAGATGTGGGGTAATCTTGATCCTTTGGTGCCTTTTGCAGCACACCCATGTTCTATTTCATCTGGGGTTTTGATTTCTCATCAAGAATCATCAGTTTTAGGAGGGAATTTTGTGTCTCAGCTTAGTGTTAGGCCAACAGTTGAAGAAAGTGATCAAGAAATGAGTGAGTTTTGGAAGAAAGGTGATGGTTTGGGATATGGGTCATGCTTGGATTTTAGTAAAGAATATGAGAAAGAGAGTTCTGGGATTTtgaagaataggaagagttatTTGGTTGTGGTTGTTGCTGGTGGGATTAATCAGCAGAGGAATCAGATTGTTGATGCTGTTGTTATTGCCAGGATTCTTGGAGCTGCTTTGGTTGTTCCTATTTTGCAAGTTAATGTAATCTGGGGAGATGAAAG TGAATTTTCTGATATCTTTGATTTGCAACACTTCAAGAGTGTTCTTGCTGACCATGTGAGAATAGTTACATCACTACCATCAACTCATTTGATGTCCAGGCCTGTGGAGGAGAAGCACACTCCGTTGCATGTTTCTCCTCAATGGATTCGTGCCCGTTATCTCAAAAGA ATGAGAAGGGAAGGTGTTTTGCTATTACGCGGTCTTGATTCAAGGCTTTCGAAGGATCTTCCTGGTGATCTCCAGAAACTTAGGTGCAAG GTAGCATTTCATGCCCTTAAGTTTGCACCATCAATTCTGCAACTTGGTAACAAGCTCACGGAGAGAATACGAAGCAAGGGACCATACCTTGCTCTTCATTTGCGCCTTGAGAAGGATGTATGGGTCAGAACAGGCTGCCTTCCTGGTCTCAGCCATGCTTACGATGAGATAATACGAGAGGAAAGAAAGCAACATCCCAAGCTCTTAACCTCAAGATCAACTATGAGTTACCATGAAAGGAAGCTTGCTGGTCTTTGCCCCTTAAATGCCTTTGATGTCACCAG ATTGCTCAAGGCCCTCGGGGCTCCAAAAACTGCTCAGATTTTCTGGGCTGGAGGAACACCATTCGGCGGAGAAAGTGCATTACTACCATTAACTAAAGAATTTCCACATCTGTACAATAAGGAAGACCTTGCATTGCCTGGAGAGCTTGAGCCATTTGCCAAAAAAGCCTCCATGATGGCTGCCATCGACTACATTGTTTCTGAAAATAGCGACGTTTTCATGCCTTCTCACGGTGGCAATATGGGCCATGCTATCCAG GGAAGCAGGGCTTATGCAGGGCACAAAAAAACCATTATACCAAATAAGAGGCAAATGGTTCCCTATTTTCTAAATTCTTCCATACCTGAAGAAGACTTCAGGAGGATCATAGTGGACTTGCACCGCGATTCCTTGGGACAGCCAAAGCTAAAAACGTCGAGCAAAGCAGGGAGAGATGTTACAAAGTATCCTATTCCAGAGTGtatgtgtaaaaattcaaataggCATTCAACATTGTGA
- the LOC108200504 gene encoding uncharacterized protein LOC108200504, with protein sequence MEAWSNLEGKVVMVTGASSGFGRELCVDLAKAGCKVIAAARRTNRLQSLCEEINRFPDAIELTEAHMSGRISCRAEAVELDVAGEEESIKMAVERAWKCFGRIDALVNNAGIRGGVKSSLELSEEEWNTVVRTNLTGSWLVSKYVGLRMVEADQEGCIINISSSVGLNRTISPRALAYTSSKTGLNALTKIMALELGKHNIRVNSISPDIFLSQITESLMKQKWLKNVAKRAIPLQAFLTPDPALTSLVRYLIHDSSKYVTGNTFIVDAGITLPGLSIFSSL encoded by the exons ATGGAAGCATGGAGCAATCTAGAGGGCAAAGTGGTGATGGTAACGGGCGCATCATCTGGATTCGGGCGAGAACTCTGTGTCGACTTGGCAAAGGCTGGTTGTAAAGTCATTGCAGCAGCTCGGAGAACCAACAGGCTTCAGTCTCTTTGTGAAGAAATCAATCGTTTTCCGGATGCTATTGAGCTTACTGAAGCTCATATGTCTGGGAGGATAAGCTGCCGCGCGGAAGCTGTGGAGCTTGATGTGGCAGGGGAGGAAGAGAGTATTAAGATGGCTGTGGAAAGAGCATGGAAATGTTTTGGTCGCATTGATGCTTTGGTCAATAATGCTGGTATAAGAG GTGGAGTGAAGTCTTCACTAGAGTTAAGTGAAGAAGAATGGAACACTGTGGTCAGGACAAACTTGACAGGATCATGGTTGGTGTCCAAGTACGTTGGATTACGCATGGTCGAAGCAGATCAAGAGGGATGCATTATCAACATTTCTTCTTCCGTTGGTTTGAATAGAACCATCTCACCTAGGGCTCTTGCCTATACCTCCTCCAAGACAGGACTCAATGCCTTGACTAAG ATAATGGCACTGGAACTGGGGAAGCATAACATAAGAGTAAATTCGATATCCCCTGATATTTTCCTGTCTCAAATAACGGAGAGTCTGATGAAACAGAAGTGGCTCAAGAATGTAGCAAAAAGAGCAATTCCACTACAAGCTTTTCTTACACCTGATCCAGCACTGACATCGCTGGTCCGCTACCTAATTCATGACTCTTCAAAGTATGTTACTGGCAACACCTTCATAGTAGACGCTGGAATTACTCTGCCTGGTCTTTCAATATTCTCTTCTCTGTAA